The Catenulispora sp. EB89 genome includes a region encoding these proteins:
- a CDS encoding ATP/GTP-binding protein, whose product MNYSPYGQEPEPQPAVGPTTSVKIVVAGGFGVGKTTFVGAVSEIAPLTTEAVMTAASEGVDDLTVVPGKVTTTVAMDFGRVSLDRELILYLFGTPGQNRFWFMWDDLCRGAIGAVVLVDTRRLADCFSAIDYFEDAGLPYIVGVNCFDGMLTHEVADVREALSIPPDVPVVTCDARSRESTKLTLIRLVEHAMSRFAAAAAS is encoded by the coding sequence GTGAACTACTCCCCTTACGGACAGGAGCCCGAGCCGCAGCCCGCGGTGGGCCCGACCACGTCGGTGAAGATCGTCGTAGCCGGCGGCTTCGGCGTCGGCAAGACCACCTTCGTCGGCGCGGTCTCGGAGATCGCCCCGCTGACCACCGAGGCCGTCATGACCGCCGCCTCCGAGGGCGTGGACGACCTCACCGTGGTGCCGGGCAAGGTCACGACCACGGTGGCCATGGACTTCGGCCGCGTGTCCCTGGACCGCGAGCTGATCCTGTACCTGTTCGGCACGCCGGGCCAGAACCGCTTCTGGTTCATGTGGGACGACCTGTGCCGCGGCGCCATCGGCGCGGTGGTGCTGGTGGACACGCGGCGGCTGGCGGACTGCTTCTCGGCCATCGACTACTTCGAGGACGCCGGCCTGCCGTACATCGTCGGTGTGAACTGCTTCGACGGCATGCTCACCCACGAGGTCGCCGACGTGCGCGAGGCGCTGTCGATCCCGCCGGACGTGCCGGTGGTCACCTGCGACGCCCGCAGCCGGGAGTCCACCAAGCTGACTCTGATCCGCCTGGTGGAGCACGCCATGTCACGCTTCGCAGCGGCGGCGGCATCCTAG
- a CDS encoding DUF742 domain-containing protein encodes MSSAHDSSPLVRPYALTRGRTRARYQLPIEALVSTTDNGRSRLPGREPEHQRICELCVELKSVAEVAALMRMPLGVVRVLLGDMSDAGLVTIQQPGETDSGQPNLALLERVLIGLRNL; translated from the coding sequence GTGAGCAGCGCGCACGATTCCTCGCCCCTCGTCCGCCCCTACGCGCTGACCCGGGGCCGCACGCGGGCCCGTTACCAATTGCCCATCGAGGCGTTGGTATCCACGACGGACAACGGACGATCGCGCCTTCCCGGCCGGGAGCCGGAGCACCAGCGCATCTGCGAGCTGTGCGTCGAGCTGAAGTCGGTCGCGGAGGTCGCGGCGCTGATGCGCATGCCGCTGGGGGTGGTCAGGGTGCTGTTGGGCGACATGTCGGACGCCGGCCTGGTCACCATCCAGCAACCCGGCGAGACCGATTCCGGCCAGCCCAACCTCGCGCTCCTCGAACGAGTCCTCATCGGGCTCCGCAATCTGTAG
- a CDS encoding roadblock/LC7 domain-containing protein: protein MTQAARNLNWLITNFVDRVPGVAHTVVVSSDGLLLAVSDGFPRDRADQLAAVASGLSSLTQGAARIFEGGAVTQTVVEMVRGFLFVMAISDGSALAVLASSDCDMGLIGYEMALLVERAGDVLTPALRAELQSSLPR, encoded by the coding sequence CTGACCCAAGCCGCCAGGAATCTGAACTGGCTGATCACCAATTTCGTGGACCGCGTCCCGGGGGTCGCGCACACGGTGGTGGTCTCCTCCGACGGCCTGCTTCTGGCGGTGTCCGACGGATTCCCCCGGGACCGCGCCGACCAGCTGGCGGCCGTGGCCAGCGGCCTGTCGTCGCTGACCCAGGGCGCCGCGCGCATCTTCGAGGGCGGCGCGGTGACGCAGACCGTCGTGGAGATGGTCCGTGGTTTCCTGTTCGTGATGGCCATCTCCGATGGTTCGGCCCTGGCCGTACTCGCTTCCTCGGATTGCGACATGGGCCTGATCGGCTATGAAATGGCCCTGCTCGTCGAGCGGGCCGGCGACGTCCTGACGCCGGCACTGCGTGCCGAGCTCCAGTCGTCGCTGCCGCGCTGA